A single Photobacterium toruni DNA region contains:
- a CDS encoding 6-carboxytetrahydropterin synthase, whose translation MKLFVRDLTVIDASYLCPQRGMVGESWILDVVMSGELNEMSMVLDFSRVKKQIKQLVDQYVDHRLLIPSASVAIQTAVTKENYMTVDLVSEQHAIHLHSPEQAFCFIDTDAITIESVTEYVQQLLLGHLPSNVQGLEITLRHEKIDGAFYHYSHGLKKHDGNCQRIAHGHRSPVELVVNGQRNADLEQQWAQRWHDIYLGSQEDVISVSELNLSTVAANINDETHYGFRYTAPQGEFELAIAKSVTEILATDTTVELLASYIAEQIKPQLAATDQLDVFAYEGVGKGAMVTLG comes from the coding sequence TTGAAGCTATTCGTTAGAGACCTCACTGTAATTGACGCATCTTACTTATGTCCACAACGAGGAATGGTGGGTGAAAGCTGGATCCTTGATGTGGTGATGTCGGGTGAGTTGAATGAAATGAGCATGGTGCTTGATTTCAGCCGCGTAAAAAAACAAATTAAACAACTCGTTGATCAATATGTTGATCATCGATTATTGATTCCTTCAGCTTCAGTCGCCATTCAAACCGCTGTAACGAAAGAAAATTACATGACGGTTGATTTGGTCAGTGAACAACACGCTATTCATTTGCACAGCCCAGAGCAAGCTTTTTGTTTTATTGATACTGATGCAATCACTATTGAAAGTGTGACGGAGTATGTGCAGCAACTATTGTTGGGGCATTTACCGAGCAATGTACAAGGATTAGAAATCACCTTACGTCACGAGAAGATTGATGGCGCGTTTTATCATTACAGTCATGGTTTGAAAAAACATGATGGTAACTGCCAGCGTATTGCTCATGGTCACCGTTCACCGGTAGAGTTAGTGGTTAATGGTCAACGCAATGCTGATTTAGAGCAGCAGTGGGCGCAACGTTGGCATGATATTTACCTAGGATCACAAGAAGATGTGATCAGTGTCAGTGAGTTAAATTTAAGTACAGTCGCGGCAAATATCAATGATGAAACCCATTACGGTTTTCGTTATACCGCGCCACAAGGTGAATTTGAATTAGCGATTGCAAAATCAGTGACAGAAATTTTAGCAACGGATACTACAGTTGAATTACTTGCAAGTTACATTGCCGAGCAAATAAAACCGCAATTAGCAGCAACTGATCAGCTGGATGTTTTTGCTTATGAAGGTGTTGGTAAAGGCGCAATGGTAACGTTAGGTTAA